The genomic window AATACTTCGACTCTCTTGGGCTTATATCACTACTGGATGAGTTGCGAAGGATTCAATTAACTACACGAACCGCCGTATACGGAACCGTACGTACGGTGGTGTGAGAGGACGGCAAGGGAAAACCTTGCCTCCTACTCGATAACGAGGTATAATTGGAAAGAAGGAAGTCCCTCGGCTTCGCTCGGGACGATTTGCAAACGTGTGAAAGTTAGAACAAATCGGAGGCGCAAATTGGACACTCGCATAAAAAACAGTATTTCAGGCAATCTTGTCATCCAGCTTTTAAAGAGGAGCCTGTTGCCGATATTTATAATCGTTATAGTGGGCACTTTGTATTTTTTCCATTTATTCAAGTTTAAGGCCGCTCTCAGTGTCGATGCAAACAGGCTTATTTCAAAGGCTCTCCTAATATTTTCCGTCTTAGTTATAACTTTGTGGGTTCAGAGGATATCGTCGGCGTTTTTTGCCTGGTATTCCGCGCACATCGCTCCAAAGACCAAAAGCAATCTGGACGATGAATTCATGCCTTTGCTAAGAAAGCTCAGCAATATCTGCATATGGATAATAGGCCTGCTTGTTATATTGACTAATCTTAACATCAATATCGGAGCGCTTATAGCGACATTGGGCGTGGGCTCTTTAGCGATTGCGCTGGCGGCGCAAGATACTATCGCGAATGTCATTGCGGGATTTCTTATCATGCTTGATCGGCCTTTTCGCATAAATGACGAGATTAAACTGCCCTCCGGGGAAAAGGCAAAAGTCCTGGACATAGGAATCAGAAGATCCAGGTTCCTGAGCCTCGAAGATAACGCTATAATCATAGTACCCAATTTAGACCTGAGCAAATCAAAAATAATTAATTTTACTTATGGTAAAGAGAGACGTGAAGTTTAAAGGCGTAATATCGGACTTAGACGGTGTTTTGGTAAACACCGTGCCTACGCATTTTAAGGCGTGGAAGAGGATGTTTTCCGAACACGGCCGGAAGTTCACGTTCAAGGACTATAAGGAGAAAGTGGACGGCATCCCGCGCATGGACGGGGCAAGGGCGGTATTGTATAACCTTTCTCCCGATGAGCTTTTAAAGGCCGCAGATAGGAAGCAAAAATATTATCTGGATTATATAGATAAAGAAGGTGTCACAGTATATAAGACAAGCGTAGCGCTCTTAAAAGACCTGAAAGCGCATGGCATAAAAATAGCGGTGATCTCTGCCAGCAAAAATTGCGGCTTTATATTGAAAAAGACCGGCATAAATAAAATTATAAACACAAAAGTGGATGGAAATGATATAAAAAAGGGCAAGCCCGACCCCGAGGTATTTTTAAAGGCGCTCGGAAAACTGAAGTTGAAAAAGTACGAATGCGCCGTCTTTGAGGATGCGTATCTGGGCGTAGAGGCGGCAAAAAGGGCGGGTATTTTTACTGTGGGTATCGACCGTTATAATAACCCCAAAAGATTAAAAAGGGCCGACGTAATAGTGAGGGACCTGCGGGAGATGAAATACGGAAAACTGAAGGAGTGTTTGGAAGGATGAAGAAGCTTTATTCCGATTATATAAATGATGAATTTTGGCTGATAAAAGAAGACGGCTGGGAGAAGTCATTACAGAAGATAAGAGAATCCCAGCTCTCGCTCGGAAACGGCTATTTGGGCGCAAGAAGCGTTCTGGAAGAACTGCCTTACGACTCGACTCCGGGGACATATGTTGCGGGCATTTACGATAAGATGGGTTCCCAGGTCGCCGAACTGGTCAACCTGCCTAATCCTATCAATTTCAAATTCAGCATAGAGGGTGAAAAATTTGATTTGGTAGCCATGGATTTCCTTGAGCATAAGAGAGCCCTCAACATGAAAAAGGCGCTTTTGACCAGGCATACCATATATAGGGACAGCAAAAAACGCTGCTACGATTACCAATCGCTGAGATTTGTATCGCTTCATGATAAAAATATCGGCGCTATGCAGGTAGCCTTTACGCCGCTAGACTCGAACTGCGAGCTGGAAGTAAATACCGGCATAGATACGTCTATTTATAATTCCGGAGGCATCAGCGAAGGCAGAAAGAGGCATTTCCGCATAAAAGAACTGGCGCAGTCCCGCGACGCCGGCTATATCAGGATAAATACCCTAGATAAAAAGCACGAAATTGTATATTGGGCGGGTTTTTACTACGAAATCGACGGTAAAAAGGTCTTTGCAAAAGACAATTTTTTTACCCTTAACCTGAAACAGAACCAGACAGTTATATTTACCAAGGTCTTTTGGATAAAGGATTTTCCGTACGAGGAGAATCGTAATGATTATAGAGAAAGCACTTATAAGATGTTCTGCAAGTCTTTTCGCAGAAGTTTTAGAGACCTGCTTGATGAACATGTAAAAGCATGGGAAAAGCTTTGGGATAAAGCCGATATCCTTATAGGAGGTACTGCGAACCTGCAGCAAAACCTGCGTTTCAATATCTACCATATGCTTATAGCGAGCCATTGCGACAACGGATTTTCAAGTATCGGCGCCAGAACCTTAAGCGGCGAGGGTTACCACGGCCATATCTTCTGGGATGCGGAGATATTCCTCATGCCTTTTTATCTTTTCAATTTTCCGAAGGTGGCAAGGAACATGCTTCTTTACAGGTATAGGAGAATAAACGAGGCGAGGAAACTGGCCAAAAAAGAGGGCTTCCGCGGCGCGAAATTCCCATGGGAATCGGCCGATACAGGCGAAGAAGAGACGCCGGAATGGGCGCGAGACATAGACAGGACGATTATAAGGATTCACACCCATCAGATGGAGCACCATATAACGAGCGATATCGCCTACGCGCTATATAAGTACTACGTCGTTACGAATGATGAAGATTTTATGGAAAAATACGGCTATGAGATGCTTTTTGAGACGGCGAGGTTTTGGGCATCGAGGGTGGAATATAACGAAAAGAAGAGAAAGTACGAGATCAATCGCATAATCGGCCCCGACGAGTTTCGCATATCGGTAAATAATAACGCCTATACCAATATGATGGCAAAGTGGAACCTTGTTACGGCCTACAACATGCATTGTAGGCTGAAGAAAAACCACTGCTTATATAAAGACCTTAAAGAGAAGCTGAATTTGAAAGAAAAAGAGGCGAAAGAGTGGAAGAAGATCGCCCCTAAGATAGCCATTAATGTCAATAAGAAAAAGGTTATTGAGGAATTTGACGGTTATTTTAAACTGCGAAAGGTCATTCCCGAATTTGCGGATGAAAACGGCATACCGATTTTGCCTCCCAAGTTAAAGGCGAAAGACCTGGGAAAGACCCAGCTGGTAAAACAGGCAGATGTCCTTATGCTTCTCTATCTTCTAGATGACGTATTCAGTTCAAAAACAAAAATCGCAAATTATGAGTTTTATATGCCAAGGACAGTACATAAGTCCTCGTTAAGCCCTTCCATACACGCCATTTTTGCCTCTTTTGCGCGGGATATGAACAAGGCGTACAATCTTTTTAATGTCAGTCTTCGTACCGATATAAGCAATCTTTTCGGAAATACCCACGAGGGTATTCACGCCGCCGCTTTAGGCGGGACTTGGCAGGCGGTCGTTTTCGGATTTGCGGGAGTAA from Candidatus Omnitrophota bacterium includes these protein-coding regions:
- a CDS encoding mechanosensitive ion channel, translated to MDTRIKNSISGNLVIQLLKRSLLPIFIIVIVGTLYFFHLFKFKAALSVDANRLISKALLIFSVLVITLWVQRISSAFFAWYSAHIAPKTKSNLDDEFMPLLRKLSNICIWIIGLLVILTNLNINIGALIATLGVGSLAIALAAQDTIANVIAGFLIMLDRPFRINDEIKLPSGEKAKVLDIGIRRSRFLSLEDNAIIIVPNLDLSKSKIINFTYGKERREV
- a CDS encoding beta-phosphoglucomutase family hydrolase produces the protein MVKRDVKFKGVISDLDGVLVNTVPTHFKAWKRMFSEHGRKFTFKDYKEKVDGIPRMDGARAVLYNLSPDELLKAADRKQKYYLDYIDKEGVTVYKTSVALLKDLKAHGIKIAVISASKNCGFILKKTGINKIINTKVDGNDIKKGKPDPEVFLKALGKLKLKKYECAVFEDAYLGVEAAKRAGIFTVGIDRYNNPKRLKRADVIVRDLREMKYGKLKECLEG
- a CDS encoding glycoside hydrolase family 65 protein; this encodes MKKLYSDYINDEFWLIKEDGWEKSLQKIRESQLSLGNGYLGARSVLEELPYDSTPGTYVAGIYDKMGSQVAELVNLPNPINFKFSIEGEKFDLVAMDFLEHKRALNMKKALLTRHTIYRDSKKRCYDYQSLRFVSLHDKNIGAMQVAFTPLDSNCELEVNTGIDTSIYNSGGISEGRKRHFRIKELAQSRDAGYIRINTLDKKHEIVYWAGFYYEIDGKKVFAKDNFFTLNLKQNQTVIFTKVFWIKDFPYEENRNDYRESTYKMFCKSFRRSFRDLLDEHVKAWEKLWDKADILIGGTANLQQNLRFNIYHMLIASHCDNGFSSIGARTLSGEGYHGHIFWDAEIFLMPFYLFNFPKVARNMLLYRYRRINEARKLAKKEGFRGAKFPWESADTGEEETPEWARDIDRTIIRIHTHQMEHHITSDIAYALYKYYVVTNDEDFMEKYGYEMLFETARFWASRVEYNEKKRKYEINRIIGPDEFRISVNNNAYTNMMAKWNLVTAYNMHCRLKKNHCLYKDLKEKLNLKEKEAKEWKKIAPKIAINVNKKKVIEEFDGYFKLRKVIPEFADENGIPILPPKLKAKDLGKTQLVKQADVLMLLYLLDDVFSSKTKIANYEFYMPRTVHKSSLSPSIHAIFASFARDMNKAYNLFNVSLRTDISNLFGNTHEGIHAAALGGTWQAVVFGFAGVSIQKEKLFINPRVPQTWKKTIFSLHWKGNTVNLELANDVIKIKIDSRKNKDVKIGIFNKINSLRTNKIYVFKRRIPEYQRRTYHY